DNA sequence from the Streptomyces sp. HUAS 15-9 genome:
GCAGCTGCGGGGCCAGGTTGGCCTGCCGCACGCGCTTGGGCAGCGCTCCCGTGCCGGGTTCGGGGCCCTGGGGTGTGCTGCCCGTGGGCGCGGTGGTGTCGCCCGGGCCGCCGGGGGTGATCGCGGGGTGCCGGGTCCGCCGGGGCAGCGCGGGAGGTTCGGACGGTTCGCCGTGGCCCGCGGCCGGGGGTCCCACGCGGTCGGTGAGTCCGGCTCCGGGGCGCTGGGATGCCTCGCCGCGGCGGCGGGACGGCAGCGGGGCCAGGCCGTCCGGCTCGACGCGGCGCGGGCCCGTCGGGGCCTCCTCGCCCGCTTCTTCACGGCGGGAGCGCTGGTCGGTGACGGGCATGCCGTGCGAGCTGACCAACTTGGGCGTCCCACGCCGGGGCAGCGGCACGGGGCCGCTCGGGCGGTCGTCGGGCGCGAACCGGTCCGTGGTGTCGGAGGGCCGCTGATGGAGCTCACCCAGCCGGGCCGGGGCGTCGTCGTCCGTGCGGGCGATGGAGCGACGGGGCCGGAAGATCCCGCCGCGTTCGCTGTCCTCGTCGCCGAGGGCGCCCGGGAAGTCGTCGAAGGCATCAAGGTCGACGGGCGCCTCCAGCTCCACCGGACCGTCCAGGAGCGAGGACGGCACTGCGGGCAGATGGACGGGTACCTGGGCCAGCGCGCCGGCGCGGCTCTGCTCCAGTTCGGCCCCCTTCGAGGGCCGGTCCCGGTCGAGGCGGAAGCCGATGCCGTTGGTGTCGGGAACGTCGTCGGTGAGCAGCGCGTCGGGGATGAAGACGACCGCCGTGGTGCCGCCGTAGGGAGACGGCTGCAGCGAGACGCGGACGTTCTGGCGCTGGGCGAGACGACTGACCACGAAGAGTCCGAGCCGGTCGGTGTCGGAGAGTTCGAACTCGGGTGTCTCGGCGAGCCGGAGGTTGGCGTCCAGCAGCGCTTCGGCGGCCATGCCGAGGCCCCGGTCGTGGATCTCGAGGGTGAAGCCGTTGGCGACCCGCTCACCGAGTACCTGGACGGCGGTGTGCGGCGGGGAGAACACCGTCGCGTTCTCCAGGAGTTCGGCCACCAGGTGGGTGACGTCGGCGACGGCCGGGCCGGTGACGGCGATCCGCGGCAGTCGGCGGACTTCGATGCGCTCGTAGTCCTCGACCTCGGCGACGGCGGCGCGGACGACGTCCATCAGCTGTACGGGCTTGCGCCACTGCCGCGACGGGGCGGCGCCGGAGAGGATCACCAGGCCTTCGGCGTGTCGGCGCATACGGGTGGTGAGGTGGTCGAGGCGGAAGAGGTCGGCGAGTTCGTCGGTGTCCTCGGTCCTGCGCTCCATCGTGTCGAGCAGGGTGAGCTGCTTGTGCAGCAGCACCTGACTGCGACGGGCGAGGTTCACGAAGACCTCGGAGACGCCGGAGCGCAGTTCGGCCTGTTTGACGGCGGCCTCGACGGCCGCGCGCTGGAGGGTGTTGAGGGCCTGGCCGACCTCGCCGATCTCGTTCTTGTCGTACTCCAGGCGGGGAACCTCGGTCTCGACGTCGACCTGTTCGCCCGCGGACAGCCGGCGCATCACGCTGGGCAGCCGGACGCCGGACGCCTCGTGCGCCTCCAGGCGCAGCTGCCGCAGGTCCTTGATGAGGCCGCGGCCGACGCGTATGGACAGGACGACGGAGACCAGGAGGGCGATCAGACCGAGGAGCCCGGCGACGAGCGCCTGGACGATCACGCCCACGGCCACGGGACGGGTTCGGCTCTGGTGGCGGTCGCCGGCCTGGTCGTCGAGGGTGCGCAGTTCGTCGAGCACATTGCCCGCGGTGCTGTCCCAGGTCTGGGCACTGACGTCACGCGGTGTGCCGGACCCGGTGGCGATGGCGTCCTGCTCGGCCGCGCGCAGCGGCGCGGTGGTGGCGTTCTTCCAGAAGCGCTCGTAGCGGTCGCGCTCGGCGGCGGGGAGCATCGGCAGGCTGATGTCGTACAGCAGGGTGCGCTGGGCGACGAGGTCGGAGATGTCGCGGGTCTCGTCGCGGGAGAGTTTTCCGACCACCAGGGCGGAGCCGAGCAACGCGTCCTCGCGGGAGAGGAGTTCGCGGGCACGGGTGATGTTGACGAGTGCGCGGGCCTCTTTGTCCATCTCGACGTCGTCGATGCCGTCGAGGTTCGCCAGGAGGGAGAAGCAGGGGTCGACGATCCGGTTGTAGCGGTCGAGGGCCTGGGCGCGGGTCACCGTGCCCTCCTCGACGCTGCGCCTGAGGGAGTCGATGCTGTCGAAGGCGTCGAGGACGGCGGTGACACGATCGCTGTCGTCGCCGTCCATGGCTCCGCGGACGTCGGAGTCCTTGGCGTTCCTCCGGATCTTGGCGAGGGCCTTGTCGGTGGCCGTCCGGGTGCGGCGCAGGGCCAAGAGGGCGTCGGAGGCCCTGGGGTCGGCGAGGTAGACCAGGGTCTGGCGGCGTTCCTGCTGCAGGACACGGGCGGTGTCCTCGGTGGGATAGCCGATGCGTTCCATGATGTCGGAGACGCGGAACAGCTGAGTGGCTTCCCGTCCTGTGAGTACCGTCGCGAAGCCCCAGATGGCGGTCAGGGACACCAGCGGCACGAGAAGCAGCGCCACGATCTTCCGGCGGATCGACTTCCCGCGAAAGCGCATGTCCTCCCCCAGCTCGACCCCCTCCGGTGTGGGGGTACACATGTGCGTCAACAAACGGCGCGAGCCTACTACCGTCACGCTGCCAACTCGAAGACGTGTCCGGAAGCCGATCCTCCGTATCGTGGACGGGACATGGCGAGTTGTCCGGGCATTGCGGGAGATTGCCACCCCGATTCCGGACGTGGCGTCAGGCGCGAACCGGGCAGGACGGGCGTCCCGGTTGGCCGGAATTTTTCCCCAGTTGGGAATCTTCTCGGCATGTCGTGCGTCCATATCTACGGGAAATGGATGCGGAATCGGCCACAGGAGTCGCATCACGCAACTCGGCGGCGTAAAACAGCGCAAGCCGGGCAGCCACTGGGGAGTCGGTGTTGTGGAACACCGAAGCGAGCGGTCTGCCGGCGGTGGGGAGTGACACGGTGATGGGCACGGCGGAGCGGCGCGAGGCGCCCGAGGACGGTGTGAAGGCGCGCTCGACGGCGCGGCGGGGGCCGAAGGCACTGGATCCCGACATTCCGTCGCAGCGGCACGATACGGAGTACACCGAGGCGCAACCGCAGCCGCGTTACCGGCCGTTGTGGATAGAGGAGCCGGCGCGGCGGCGCCGGATGCCCGATCCGGTGCGGACCTCGGCTGTGCGCGCGGTGCTCATCATCTCCGTGACACTGATTCAGGCCATGGTGGCGTTCCTGTGCACGATGGCCGGGTCCTGGCTGGCGTTCCCGATGGTGATCAGCAGCGTGGCCAGCACCGTGGTCGCCACCTGGGGCGTGGTCGACATCTGGGTGACCCGCCAGGTGTGGAACCAGCGCAACGGCGTGGTGTCGGAGCCGAGCAGCACGGCACGCACGCTGCGGCGTGAGCGGCGCGCCGCCCGGCGGCAGGCACGGGCCGACGAGCGGGAACGGGAGCGGATACGGCGCCGGGGCGGCACCGGGCAGTTGTCACACCCCTGAGGAAGCCGAGTGCAACGCTGAGGGGCGAGCCCGAAGGACAGCTTCCAGGTGACCCCGTTCAGGGGGTCGCGGAGGCCGGTCGTTTGAACATGCGCGTCGCCGTGATCTCGCTGTGCACCGCCTCCTCCGCCCGGGGCGGCTGCGGCAGACCCGGGCGGAGGTGTTCCTCCACGCTGATGTACTTGAGACCGGCCCGCAGGTCGGCGTCGTTGCGCAGCCGGATGACCAGCGGGAACTCGGCCAGTGCGGTCGTGTCGAACAGGCCTGTGGTGTAGAGGAGCTGGACACCGAGCGCATCCGACACCGCCCGCTGGAGCTCCAGCAGATACGTGGCGTTGGCGCGTCCGATGGGGTTGTCCAGGAACAGCGTGCCGGCGTGACGGTGCTTGTCCCGGCCCCGGTCGTTGCTCCTGAGCGCCGCCATGGTGCAGTACAGGGCGATGGCGGCGGTGAGCAGCTGGCCGCCGGAGAACACGTCTCCCATCTGGCCGACGGGGACGCGCTCGGCGCGCAGCACGGCGTCTGGCTTGAGGATCTCGACCGCGACCCCCTTGGGCTGGAGTGCCGCGGCGACACCGCGCAGCAGCAGGGACATGCCGTCGCGGCGCAGGTCGGAGTTCTTCTTCACCGCGGCGCGCGTGGCCTCGTCGATGACCTCGCCCAGCCGCTCGGTCAGCGTCGCATGGTCGGGCTCCTCGAAGCGGATGCGCAGGAACTCCTGGCCGGACCACTCGCCCAGTCCCTCGGGCAGCCGGGACAGCCGCTGTGCGGACCGCAGCGTGGCGAGGGCCGACTCGACGAGCCCCCGCAGCCGGTCCACGATCGAGTCCCTGTTGCGCTCCAGCTGCGCCAGCTCGTCCGTGAGGACGCGGAGGCGGGGTGCGAAGGCATCCGCCCACTTCTGGGCGTGTTCGGGCAGCGCAGAGGCCGGAAGCTCGCGGATCTGCTGACGGGCGGGGGTGCGGACCTGCTCGTAACGGGTGGAGTTGGCGTGCCGGACCAGGACGTCGCCGGCCTCGCGCACGGAGGTCTCGGCGGCGGACAGGTCGGCGGCGCAGCCGCGCAGCGAGCGGCGGGCCTCGGCAGCCGACTGACGGGCCTCCTCCAGCCTTCCGGGATACGGCTCCGGCTCGTCCTGCTCCTCCTCCACGGTGTGCTCGCGCAGCAGATCGCGGAGCATCGCGGCGATCTCGTCGAAGCCACCGGCCGCGTCCTCGGCGGCCCGGTGGGCCTCCAGCAGTTCGGCGTGCGCCTCGCGTGCCTGGGCCAACGCCTCGGTGCGGGAGGTGAGTTCCGCGGTGGTGGTGCGCAGCAGCGCCTGTGCGTGCTCGGCGTCGCGCGGGAGCAACTCCTCGGGCAGCTCGGTGTGCGCCTCGCTGTCCTCCGGGGCATGCCGCTCGGACTCGCCGCGCAGCCGTCCTAGCTGCTCGCTCGCGGTCGACATACGGGTCTCCAGGAGCTGCACCAGCTCCTCCGCGCGCGCGGCGGCGGCCTGCCGGGAGGGGCCGTCGGATCCGTCGGGCGACTGAAGCAGTTGCTCGGCGCGGGTACGGACCTTGTTGCTGAGCCGGTCCAGTTCGGCGTGGGCCGCGCTCTCGTCGCTCTCGGCCCGGGCCTGTTCGGCGCGCAGGTCGGCACCGACACCGACCTTCTCGTACACCTGGGAGGCGGCCCGGTAGGCCTCACGTAGCGCGGGCAGGGGGGTCTTGGGCCCCTCCGCGTCGTCCTGGGGAACGTCGTCGGGGGCGCCGGCGATCTCGGAGCGCTCGGCGCGCAGCGCACGCGCGGTGCGCCGGGCGTCGTCGGCGGCGCGCTGCGCGGCACGTCGGTCCTCGTCGGCGGCGCGGGCCCGCTCCAGGCAGGTCTGGGCGCGGGCCTCGGACTCGGCGGCCTCGTCGGCGAGTTCACGCATGGTGACCTGCCAGCCGGAGCGCTCGCGCAGCCGGAAGGCGAGTCCGGCGAGGGCGTCGGCGGCCCGCCGGGCCTTCTGGGCGGCCTCCTGTCGCTCGTCGCGGGCGTGCGCCGCCTCGGCGGCGGCCTCGTCGGCCTCGGCGTGCACGGTCCGTGCCTCGGCCAGTTCGGCCTCGGACTCCTCGGCGAACGCGCGCGAGGTGCGCGCGGCCTGTGCCAGCTCCACAAGCCGCCCGGCCGGACAGCCCGTACGCCACGAGGCCAGACGGGCCGCCAGCTCCCGGTCCTTGCCGAGCCGGGCGGCCAGCGTCCGGATCTCCTCGTCCCGCTCGGTCGCCCGCGCGCGCAGCGCCTGCCGCTCCTCGTCGGCGGCGTGCTCGTCGTGCATGGCCGGGTTCGGTGGTACGAGGAACACATCGCCGACGGTCGAGTCGGCGGCCGGGGTGGGAGCCAGCAGGGCGGCCGCCGTACCCACGGCCACGGCGGAGCGCGGCAGCAGCGCCGCGTCACTGAGCGCCTCACGGGCACGCGCGTGCGTGTCCGGGTCGGTGATGATCACGCCGTCGACCAGCTCCGGACGGGCGGCGAGCACACGCGCGTGGTCGGCCGGGTCGACGGCCTGGGCGAGATAGCGCCAGCCGGGCAGCGCGGGGATGCCGTGCTCGCCCAGGAACTCGACGGTGGCCAGCACGTCGGGGCCGGGCGGCAGCAGTCCGCCGTCACCGAGCGCGCCGAGGATCCGGGCGTCGTCCGCCGCGGCGGTGCGCAGATCGAAGAGCTGGCGTTCGGCGGAGGAGACGGTGACGTCGAGGAGTTCGCGCAGTTCGTCCGCGAAGCGGTCCAGGTCCTCCGGGGTCATGGGGCCTTCGTCGAGGTCGCGGGTGGCACGGAAGCCGTCGGCCTCGGGGGACGAGCCGGTGGCCGCGCCCCCGCCCCGCGCCGTGACGTCGTCGGCTCCGGCCCGCGGACCGGGCACCCCGGCCCGCGCGCCCCCGAAGGCTCCCGGCAGGCTCAGGAGTTCGCCGAGCCGCTCCTCCCCCGCCAGCGTCTCGGCGAGACGGCGCTCGGCGTCGTACGCCCGCTCCGCCGCCGTGGCCGCATCCGATGCGCGGGCCGCCGTCAGCTCCGCGCGGGCCTCCGCGGAAGCCGCTTCGCGCGCGTGCTCCGTCGCCTTCCGGGCGGCCTCGCGGGCCGTGTCCCAGGCGGCGACGGCCGCCTTCTCGGCGTCGCTGGCCGCGAGGGCGGCGCGGGCCGGGTCGGCGTCGGGCGCGCTGTCGTCGAGCCAGCCCGCCCGCACCGCCTCGGCGGTCTCCTGCTCGACCTCGGTCAGGCGCTGGCGCAGATGTCCGGCCTCGCTGCGGGCGCGCTGTGCCTCCGTGGCGGCGGCGGTCGAGTCGCGGTACGCGGACTCGCCGACCTCTTGGAGGGCGGCGGAACGCTCCTCCCCCTCGTTGGCGAGGGCCTCGGCGCTCTCGGCGGCCGCGTGCAGGGCCCGTACGAGATCCACGGCGGCCTTGGCCCGGGCGGCGAGCGCGGGCGCCGCGTCCCGTTCGGCCTCCTGGATGGCGGCGGCCACGCGGGCGACGCGGTCGGCGGCGGCGCGGTGGCGCAGCACGACCTCGGCGGCCTGCCAGGCGGAGTGCAGCGTGCGCGCGTCGGCGAGCTCGCGCTTCTGTGCGGCGGCGGCCTTCTCTCCGGCGGCCAGCGCCAACGAGGCGTGCCGGTAGGCGAGTTCGGCGGCGATCAGCGCACTGCGCTCCCGGGCGCCCTCGGAGTGCGTGACGGCGTAAGCGGCGGCCGTGACCCGCTGGGCGAGGTCGGCGGCGCGCACCCGCTCCCGCACGCCGCGCGCGGACAGCCGCCGCGCGAGCGTGCGCGTACGGCGCTCGGCTCCCGCGTGGATGTCACGCGCGCGTGCGCGCGCCTGCGCGGCCTCGACGATCCGCCCGAGCAGATCGACCGACCCGGCGGTGAAGTCCCGCTCGGCGATCAGCTCGGCCCGCCGGCCCAATTTGCTGCCGAAGCCGCCGACCAGATCGGCGAGCCCGTCGGTGTCACGGGTGTCGGTGACCGCGCGCAGCAGCAGGTCGGTGAAGTCGGAGTCCTTCTTCACCGCGAAGAGACCGGCCGCCTCGCCCTCGTCGGCGTTCATCTCCCGCTGGTAGCGGAAGAGTTCGGGGTCGAGGCCGAGGTCGCCGAGGTGCTCGATCCAGCGGTCGTGGATCTCCTCCCAGTGCACCTCCAGGTGCGGGTACGCCTTCCCGGCCTCGGTGATGGCGTCGCGGAAGCCCTTCATCGTGCGGCGGCGGCCCTGCGCGCCGGAGGCGCCCTCGACGGGCGGACGTACGGCCGTGGACTCGGCGACGGGGAGGTTGTCGAGGCTGAGTCCCGGGCCGGGGCGGAAGGAGTACCAGGCCTCGGCGAACTTCCGGGGGTCGTTGGAGACCTGCCGCCCGCGCCATTCGCTGACCTTGCCGACCACGACGCACTCGCCTGTGAGGGTGTGCTGCCACTCCAGTGCCACGTGTCCGCAGTCGTCGGCGAGCAGGAACTTGCGCAGCACGCCGGAACTGGCGCCGCCGAGGGTGTTGCGGTGACCCGGCAGCATCACCGAGAAGATCAGCTTGAGCAGGACCGACTTGCCGCCGCCGTTCTCCAGGAAGAGCACGCCGGCGGGGGCGGGCCGGCGCGGTGGGCCGACGGGCTCCTCCTCGAAGAACTCCGCCTGCGTCGGGGCGGGGTCGGGCACCGGCTCGCCCACGCCCCGCAGGTCAAGCACGGTGTCGGCGTAGCGCGCACCGGCGGGCCCGATGGAGTAGAGGCGGACCCGGGACAGCTCGTACATGGCGGACTCTCGTCGTCATTCTTCGGAAGGGTGCGGTGGTTCGGATGCTTCGGCGGCTTCGGAAGCCGCGGCGGCTTCGGGTGCTGCCGGAGCCTCAGGAGTGGAACGGCAGCCCGGCCTCGGCCACCAGTTCCAGATCCTCGGTGTTCTCGGCGGGCAGCAGGCTCGCGGTGCCGTCGGTGACCGGGACGACGCCCAGGTCGAGGAGTTCGGCCAGCGCGGCGCTGCCTGCCATGTCGCGCACCTGGAGCTGGTAGCGGGCCGTCGTGCGGTAGGTGCCGCCGTTGTCGT
Encoded proteins:
- a CDS encoding sensor histidine kinase, producing MRFRGKSIRRKIVALLLVPLVSLTAIWGFATVLTGREATQLFRVSDIMERIGYPTEDTARVLQQERRQTLVYLADPRASDALLALRRTRTATDKALAKIRRNAKDSDVRGAMDGDDSDRVTAVLDAFDSIDSLRRSVEEGTVTRAQALDRYNRIVDPCFSLLANLDGIDDVEMDKEARALVNITRARELLSREDALLGSALVVGKLSRDETRDISDLVAQRTLLYDISLPMLPAAERDRYERFWKNATTAPLRAAEQDAIATGSGTPRDVSAQTWDSTAGNVLDELRTLDDQAGDRHQSRTRPVAVGVIVQALVAGLLGLIALLVSVVLSIRVGRGLIKDLRQLRLEAHEASGVRLPSVMRRLSAGEQVDVETEVPRLEYDKNEIGEVGQALNTLQRAAVEAAVKQAELRSGVSEVFVNLARRSQVLLHKQLTLLDTMERRTEDTDELADLFRLDHLTTRMRRHAEGLVILSGAAPSRQWRKPVQLMDVVRAAVAEVEDYERIEVRRLPRIAVTGPAVADVTHLVAELLENATVFSPPHTAVQVLGERVANGFTLEIHDRGLGMAAEALLDANLRLAETPEFELSDTDRLGLFVVSRLAQRQNVRVSLQPSPYGGTTAVVFIPDALLTDDVPDTNGIGFRLDRDRPSKGAELEQSRAGALAQVPVHLPAVPSSLLDGPVELEAPVDLDAFDDFPGALGDEDSERGGIFRPRRSIARTDDDAPARLGELHQRPSDTTDRFAPDDRPSGPVPLPRRGTPKLVSSHGMPVTDQRSRREEAGEEAPTGPRRVEPDGLAPLPSRRRGEASQRPGAGLTDRVGPPAAGHGEPSEPPALPRRTRHPAITPGGPGDTTAPTGSTPQGPEPGTGALPKRVRQANLAPQLRREPEPRGGRETDPAERDADEVRSRMASLQRGWQRGRKENAAGDGARNGTAQGTTKGDGR